The Mycetohabitans endofungorum genome contains a region encoding:
- a CDS encoding FAD-linked oxidase C-terminal domain-containing protein, with product MNASVEPSPEAIAARQREVVQALMTVVPTHCLLYRAEDTAPYECDGLAAYRRLPLAVVLPETESQVQHVLQTCYRLDVPVVPRGAGTGLSGGAMPLRDGIVLSLARLKKIVNIDPYARTATVQPGVRNLAISEAAAPYGLYYAPDPSSQIACTIGGNVAENAGGVHGLKYGLTVHNVLRVRAVTMEGELVEFGSLGPDCAGLDLLAVLIGSEGMFAVVTEVTVRLLPKPQAAQVIMASFDDVVKGGDAVAAIIAAGIVPAGLDMMDKLATHAVEEFVQAGYDLEAQAILLCESDGTPEEVADEIVRMTAVLRAHGATRIQISRSETERLKFWSGRKNAFPAAGRISPDYYCMDGTVPRRAIGPLLSRIAEMEKQYGLRCMNVFHAGDGNMHPLILFNGNDPDEWRRAEAFGTQILEACVAFGGTITGEHGVGIAKIDSMCVQFCAQERDAFLAVKRAFDPSGLLNPGKGIPTRARCAEYGRMRVHRGLLPHPELPRF from the coding sequence ATGAACGCTTCAGTCGAACCGTCCCCAGAAGCTATCGCGGCACGACAACGCGAAGTGGTTCAGGCGCTGATGACGGTTGTGCCCACGCATTGCCTGCTGTATCGCGCCGAGGATACGGCGCCGTACGAATGCGACGGGCTTGCCGCGTATCGACGGCTGCCGCTCGCGGTGGTGCTGCCCGAGACAGAATCGCAAGTGCAGCACGTGCTGCAGACATGCTACCGGCTCGACGTGCCGGTGGTGCCGCGCGGCGCCGGCACAGGTCTGTCCGGTGGCGCAATGCCGCTGCGCGATGGCATCGTGCTGTCGCTCGCGCGCCTCAAAAAGATCGTCAACATTGATCCCTACGCGCGTACCGCGACGGTCCAGCCGGGTGTACGCAATCTGGCGATCTCGGAGGCGGCCGCGCCATACGGGCTGTACTACGCGCCTGATCCATCATCGCAGATCGCCTGCACGATTGGAGGCAATGTCGCCGAGAATGCGGGTGGCGTGCATGGCTTGAAATACGGCTTGACCGTACATAACGTGTTGCGCGTGCGCGCGGTCACGATGGAGGGCGAGCTGGTCGAGTTCGGCTCACTGGGGCCGGATTGTGCAGGGCTGGACCTGCTGGCGGTGCTGATTGGCAGCGAGGGCATGTTTGCCGTCGTCACGGAAGTGACGGTCCGACTGCTCCCGAAGCCGCAAGCGGCGCAGGTCATCATGGCTAGCTTTGATGACGTAGTCAAGGGCGGCGACGCGGTCGCGGCGATCATCGCGGCCGGCATCGTGCCTGCGGGCCTCGACATGATGGACAAGCTGGCCACGCACGCGGTGGAGGAATTCGTGCAGGCCGGCTACGACCTGGAGGCGCAGGCCATCCTGCTGTGCGAGTCCGACGGCACACCCGAGGAGGTCGCCGATGAAATCGTGCGCATGACTGCGGTGCTGCGTGCGCACGGCGCGACGCGGATCCAGATCTCGCGCTCGGAGACGGAGCGGCTCAAGTTCTGGTCCGGGCGCAAGAATGCATTTCCGGCCGCGGGGCGCATCTCGCCGGACTACTATTGCATGGACGGTACCGTGCCGCGGCGAGCAATCGGGCCACTGCTCTCGCGCATCGCCGAAATGGAAAAGCAATACGGGCTACGCTGCATGAACGTCTTCCATGCGGGCGACGGCAACATGCATCCGCTGATCCTGTTCAACGGCAACGATCCCGATGAGTGGCGGCGCGCCGAGGCCTTCGGCACACAAATTCTGGAGGCCTGCGTGGCGTTCGGCGGCACGATCACCGGCGAGCATGGCGTGGGCATCGCAAAGATCGATTCGATGTGCGTGCAGTTCTGTGCGCAGGAGCGCGACGCGTTCCTCGCGGTCAAGCGCGCGTTCGACCCGTCAGGGCTGCTCAATCCGGGCAAGGGCATCCCGACGCGGGCGCGCTGTGCCGAATACGGCAGGATGCGGGTCCATCGAGGTCTGCTGCCGCATCCCGAGTTGCCCAGGTTCTGA
- the glcE gene encoding glycolate oxidase subunit GlcE, producing the protein MTHPYASLRSQVMQTSERGVPLQIRGGGTKSWYGQHIEGEVLDTRAASGIIAYDPAELVITAYCGTPLADIEAALAEHRQMLAFEPPHFGRGATIGGCIAAGLAGPRRASAGAARDFVLGTTVMNGRGDVLRFGGRVMKNVAGYDIARLMAGSLGTLGLLLDVSLKVLPRPNAELTLKFDMNGTDAVRKLNDWAGRPLPLTASAWRNGTLALRLGGADSALKSARNRLGGEVVDAVEAERFWMGLREQTDAFFQMIPADAALWRLSLPSITEPLQLPGAQLMEWGGAQRWWVTDTDAQTVRMAARQAGGHATLFRCGSRYNRNVGVFTPLPSPLMNIHRRLKAVFDPARIFNRGRLYPDF; encoded by the coding sequence ATGACGCATCCCTACGCGAGCCTGCGCTCGCAGGTCATGCAAACCAGCGAGCGCGGCGTGCCGCTGCAGATCCGCGGCGGCGGCACCAAGTCGTGGTATGGCCAGCACATCGAGGGGGAAGTGCTCGATACGCGCGCGGCAAGCGGCATCATCGCCTACGATCCGGCCGAACTGGTGATCACCGCGTACTGCGGCACGCCGTTGGCCGACATCGAGGCGGCACTGGCCGAGCATCGTCAAATGCTCGCGTTCGAGCCGCCGCACTTCGGTCGTGGCGCGACAATCGGCGGCTGCATCGCCGCCGGCCTGGCTGGCCCACGCCGGGCCAGCGCGGGCGCGGCGCGCGACTTCGTGCTGGGTACGACCGTGATGAACGGACGCGGCGACGTGCTGCGCTTTGGCGGTCGCGTGATGAAGAATGTCGCCGGCTACGATATCGCGCGGCTGATGGCCGGCTCACTCGGCACGCTCGGCCTGCTGCTGGACGTGTCGTTGAAAGTGCTGCCACGCCCCAATGCGGAGTTGACGCTGAAGTTCGACATGAACGGCACCGACGCGGTACGCAAGCTCAACGACTGGGCTGGCCGGCCGCTGCCGCTGACCGCCAGTGCATGGCGCAACGGCACGCTGGCGTTGCGCCTAGGCGGTGCGGACAGCGCGCTCAAGAGCGCGCGCAACAGGCTCGGCGGCGAGGTGGTCGACGCGGTGGAGGCCGAGCGCTTCTGGATGGGACTGCGCGAGCAGACCGATGCGTTCTTTCAGATGATTCCAGCCGACGCGGCGCTATGGCGCCTGTCGCTGCCATCGATCACCGAACCGCTACAGTTACCCGGTGCCCAGTTGATGGAATGGGGCGGCGCGCAGCGCTGGTGGGTCACCGATACCGATGCGCAAACGGTGCGCATGGCGGCGCGGCAGGCCGGCGGCCATGCGACGCTGTTCCGCTGCGGTTCGCGCTACAATCGTAACGTCGGTGTGTTCACCCCGCTGCCCTCACCGCTGATGAACATTCATCGCCGCCTGAAAGCGGTATTCGACCCGGCACGCATCTTCAATCGTGGCCGGCTCTACCCGGACTTCTGA
- the glcF gene encoding glycolate oxidase subunit GlcF: MQTNLADFIRNTPDGNEANAILRKCVHCGFCTATCPTYQILGDELDGPRGRIYLIKQMLEGAPVTRSTQLHLDRCLTCRNCETTCPSGVQYGRLAQIGRKLIEQKVPRRWRSRLVRRLLASLLPNATLFTLAMRLGQHLRALLPKRLRDKVPPRQRPRAWPTARHPTKMLMLTGCVQPGMMPNINVATARVLDALGIEPVVAGDAGCCGAIRLHLGYHAQALDDARRNIDAWWPYIEQGAAAIVINASGCGVTVKEYAHLLRDDPAYAHKAAHVASLAQDLAELLPRYEAELASRLRRRGVHTVAYHPPCTLQHGQKITGRVERLLQALGLEVCVPSDAHVCCGSAGTYSVLQPALSYTLRNQKLERLSALEPQMIVSANVGCIAHLQSGTSTPVAHWIELVDRLLSD; encoded by the coding sequence ATGCAGACCAATCTCGCGGACTTCATTCGCAATACACCGGACGGCAACGAGGCCAATGCCATCCTGCGCAAATGCGTGCACTGCGGTTTCTGCACGGCAACCTGCCCCACCTATCAAATCCTCGGCGACGAGTTGGACGGCCCGCGCGGGCGCATCTATTTGATCAAGCAAATGCTTGAGGGCGCACCGGTCACGCGTAGCACGCAGTTGCACCTGGACCGCTGTCTGACGTGCCGCAATTGCGAGACGACTTGTCCGTCCGGCGTGCAGTACGGGCGACTGGCGCAAATCGGGCGCAAGCTTATTGAGCAGAAGGTGCCGCGCCGCTGGCGCTCGCGGCTCGTACGGCGCCTGCTGGCAAGCTTGCTGCCGAATGCGACACTGTTCACGCTGGCGATGCGGCTCGGACAGCATTTGCGTGCGCTGCTACCCAAGCGGCTGCGCGACAAAGTGCCACCACGGCAACGTCCGCGCGCGTGGCCAACAGCGCGGCACCCAACCAAGATGCTAATGCTGACCGGCTGCGTGCAGCCCGGCATGATGCCCAACATCAACGTAGCGACTGCGCGCGTGCTCGACGCGCTCGGCATCGAACCGGTCGTGGCCGGCGACGCCGGCTGCTGCGGTGCCATCCGGCTGCACCTGGGGTACCACGCACAGGCGCTCGATGACGCACGCCGCAACATCGACGCCTGGTGGCCCTACATCGAGCAGGGCGCAGCGGCCATCGTCATCAATGCCTCCGGATGCGGCGTGACGGTCAAGGAATACGCACACCTGCTGCGCGACGATCCAGCATACGCCCACAAGGCGGCGCACGTGGCCAGCCTGGCACAGGACCTGGCCGAGCTGCTGCCCCGCTATGAAGCCGAACTCGCGTCCCGCCTACGCCGGCGCGGCGTCCATACGGTCGCTTACCACCCGCCATGCACGCTGCAGCATGGGCAGAAAATCACCGGTCGCGTCGAGCGGCTGCTCCAGGCGCTTGGACTGGAAGTGTGTGTGCCATCCGACGCACACGTTTGCTGCGGCTCGGCCGGCACGTACTCAGTGCTGCAGCCAGCGCTCTCCTACACGCTGCGCAACCAGAAGCTCGAACGCTTGTCGGCACTCGAGCCGCAGATGATCGTCTCGGCAAACGTGGGCTGCATTGCGCATCTGCAAAGCGGCACGTCGACGCCGGTCGCGCATTGGATCGAACTCGTCGATCGCCTGCTGTCCGATTAA
- a CDS encoding YggS family pyridoxal phosphate-dependent enzyme: MPSLIAQHLDEVRRRIAAVAAAAGRDPASVQLLAVSKTFPTDTLRAAHAAGQQAFGENYVQEALDKIAALQPLRASLEWHFIGPLQSNKTRPVAEQFDWVHSVDRLKIAHRLSEQRPAHLPPLNVCVQVNVSGEASKSGVAPDEVATLARDVAALPRLRLRGLMSIPEPVSGLHAQRAPHRRLRELFDAVNAQGLGLDTLSMGMSADLDAAILEGATIVRVGTAIFGARTYPTH, encoded by the coding sequence ATGCCCTCCCTCATTGCGCAACATCTGGACGAAGTCCGCCGACGTATTGCCGCGGTGGCTGCAGCCGCCGGCCGCGATCCGGCGAGCGTGCAATTGCTCGCCGTGTCCAAGACCTTTCCAACCGACACTCTACGCGCTGCCCACGCGGCGGGCCAGCAGGCGTTCGGTGAAAACTATGTGCAGGAGGCATTGGACAAGATCGCCGCCCTGCAGCCATTGCGTGCGTCGCTCGAATGGCATTTCATCGGGCCACTGCAGTCGAACAAGACGCGGCCGGTCGCTGAACAGTTCGACTGGGTGCATTCGGTCGACCGACTCAAGATCGCGCATCGGCTGTCCGAGCAACGGCCCGCCCACCTGCCGCCGCTCAATGTCTGCGTGCAAGTCAACGTCAGCGGCGAGGCGTCCAAGAGCGGCGTCGCGCCCGATGAGGTTGCCACGCTGGCACGCGACGTGGCGGCGCTGCCTCGGCTGCGGCTGCGCGGACTGATGTCGATCCCTGAGCCCGTGTCCGGACTGCACGCGCAGCGCGCGCCCCATCGGCGATTGCGCGAACTATTCGATGCTGTCAATGCACAAGGCCTCGGCCTCGATACGCTGTCGATGGGCATGTCGGCCGATCTGGACGCGGCCATTCTCGAAGGCGCGACGATCGTGCGGGTCGGCACCGCGATTTTCGGCGCACGAACCTATCCCACTCACTAA
- the proC gene encoding pyrroline-5-carboxylate reductase, producing MKIAFIGAGNMAAALIGGLLKRGIPSANLYAIDPSADARARLTQQQPIQTGEAADASLGDYDAIVIAVKPQLMKTVVESLAPWLRAQLIISIAAGIRAADISHWLNGYPRVVRSMPNTPALIGMGVTGLAALHGVDDADRALAERVLRAVGEIVWCDDESKIDAVTAISGSGPAYVFYFIEALQRAARQLGLDDEQARALALATFTGATQLAAQSGESASVLRERVTSKGGTTAAALESFEADGIGAAIVRGALAAHTRAIQMGDAFGKQ from the coding sequence ATGAAAATCGCATTCATCGGCGCAGGCAACATGGCCGCCGCCCTGATCGGCGGGCTGCTCAAGCGTGGCATCCCAAGCGCCAACCTGTACGCCATCGACCCATCAGCCGACGCGCGCGCGCGCTTGACGCAGCAACAGCCGATACAGACCGGCGAGGCTGCCGACGCCTCGCTCGGCGACTACGATGCGATCGTCATCGCGGTCAAGCCCCAGCTAATGAAAACCGTGGTCGAATCGCTCGCGCCGTGGCTGCGTGCGCAGCTGATCATCAGCATTGCCGCCGGGATCCGCGCGGCGGACATCTCGCATTGGCTCAACGGCTACCCGCGCGTAGTGCGCTCGATGCCCAATACCCCAGCGCTGATTGGCATGGGCGTAACCGGTCTGGCAGCACTACACGGTGTCGATGATGCCGACCGGGCGCTCGCCGAGCGGGTGCTGCGCGCGGTCGGCGAGATCGTGTGGTGCGACGATGAATCGAAAATCGATGCGGTGACGGCCATTTCCGGCAGCGGCCCGGCCTACGTGTTCTACTTCATCGAGGCCCTGCAGCGCGCCGCGCGCCAGTTGGGACTCGACGATGAACAGGCGCGCGCCCTGGCGCTCGCCACGTTCACCGGTGCCACCCAACTGGCCGCACAGTCAGGCGAGTCCGCCAGCGTGCTGCGCGAGCGCGTGACCTCAAAAGGTGGCACAACGGCCGCCGCGCTCGAGTCCTTCGAGGCCGACGGCATCGGCGCAGCAATCGTACGCGGCGCGTTGGCAGCCCACACTCGAGCGATCCAGATGGGCGACGCGTTCGGCAAACAATGA
- the ubiA gene encoding 4-hydroxybenzoate octaprenyltransferase, whose protein sequence is MSTLTLRLPLYFRLLRLHRPIGSVLLLWPTLNALWVAADGHPPAYIVAIFAIGTVLMRSAGCAVNDYADRDFDKHVKRTQDRPLTSGQIAPWEALTVAAVLALVSFLLILPLNSLTKWLSVAALFVAGTYPFMKRFFAIPQAYLGVAFGFGIPMGFAAIQGHVPPLAWLMLLANVFWSLAYDTAYAMVDRDDDIKIGIRTSALTFGRFDVLAVMLCYAAMLGIYAWIGYARHWSVAYWAGWAGALGCAAYHYTLIRDRDRMRCFAAFMHNNWLGGILFAGIAAHYASTGL, encoded by the coding sequence ATGTCCACGCTAACCTTGCGTCTGCCGTTGTATTTCCGTCTGCTGCGGCTGCACAGGCCGATCGGTAGCGTGCTGTTGCTGTGGCCGACGCTCAACGCGTTATGGGTAGCGGCAGACGGCCATCCCCCTGCCTATATCGTTGCGATCTTCGCGATTGGCACGGTTCTGATGCGCTCGGCCGGATGCGCGGTCAACGATTACGCAGACCGCGATTTCGACAAGCATGTGAAGCGCACGCAGGATCGACCTCTCACGTCGGGCCAGATTGCCCCGTGGGAAGCACTTACGGTAGCGGCCGTGCTTGCGCTGGTGTCGTTCCTGCTGATCCTGCCGCTGAACTCTCTGACCAAGTGGCTCTCTGTCGCGGCGCTGTTCGTGGCGGGCACGTATCCGTTTATGAAGCGCTTTTTCGCGATTCCGCAGGCCTACTTGGGCGTTGCGTTCGGCTTCGGGATCCCGATGGGGTTCGCCGCGATCCAGGGCCATGTGCCGCCGCTCGCGTGGCTGATGCTGCTGGCGAACGTGTTCTGGTCGCTCGCCTACGACACCGCCTACGCGATGGTGGACCGGGATGATGACATCAAAATTGGCATTCGCACGTCTGCATTGACGTTCGGCCGTTTTGACGTACTGGCCGTGATGCTGTGCTACGCAGCGATGCTGGGCATTTATGCGTGGATCGGCTATGCGCGGCACTGGTCCGTCGCGTACTGGGCTGGATGGGCGGGCGCACTCGGCTGTGCGGCGTACCACTACACGTTGATCCGTGACCGCGACCGGATGCGGTGCTTTGCGGCGTTCATGCACAACAACTGGCTTGGCGGTATCCTGTTCGCCGGTATCGCCGCGCACTATGCAAGCACGGGGCTCTGA
- the dps gene encoding DNA starvation/stationary phase protection protein Dps, translated as MSLHPTRNTLPEDIRRQSIGLLGQSLITAIDLQRQAKQAHWNVQGPQFITLHLLFDEVHSAAVAWADLSAERLVALGGTADGRIQQVAGQSPLPPYPLELRDGKDHVRQLADALAKYGQQVHQAIIATADVGDPTSSDLFTEISRGVDEHLWKVEAHHYG; from the coding sequence ATGTCACTTCACCCCACTCGTAACACGCTGCCCGAGGACATCCGCCGCCAATCGATCGGCTTGCTTGGACAGTCATTGATCACGGCAATCGATCTTCAGCGGCAGGCGAAGCAGGCGCATTGGAATGTCCAGGGGCCGCAATTCATCACATTGCACTTGTTGTTCGACGAAGTCCACTCGGCAGCGGTCGCATGGGCGGACTTGAGCGCCGAACGACTGGTCGCGCTTGGCGGCACAGCGGATGGCCGCATTCAGCAGGTCGCCGGCCAGTCGCCACTGCCGCCGTATCCGCTCGAACTCAGGGACGGCAAGGACCACGTCCGGCAACTTGCCGATGCGTTGGCCAAGTACGGCCAGCAGGTCCACCAGGCGATCATCGCAACGGCCGACGTCGGCGATCCGACATCGTCCGATCTGTTCACCGAAATTTCCCGCGGCGTGGACGAACATCTGTGGAAGGTCGAGGCGCATCACTACGGGTGA
- a CDS encoding hydrogen peroxide-inducible genes activator → MTLTELKYIVAVARERHFGRAAEACFVSQPTLSVAIKKLEDELNVQIFERGTSEVSVTPIGEQIVTQAQRVLEQTLAIKEIAKQGKDPLVGPLRLGVIYTIGPYLLPALVKQMIEAVPQMPLMLQENFTLKLIELLKQGEIDVAIMALPFSETGLMVRALYDEPFVVALPAGHPWERRNAINAEDLKQETMLLLGSGHCFRDHVLGVCPELMRFSQNADGIQKTFEGSSLETIRHMVASGVGITVLPRTSVQEVRAHASGVDNGLLSYVPFTEPQPDRRVVLAWRKSFTRMPAIDAICDAIRACELPGTRKLELPASVN, encoded by the coding sequence ATGACGCTCACCGAACTCAAGTACATCGTTGCCGTTGCCCGGGAACGCCATTTTGGCCGGGCGGCGGAGGCGTGTTTCGTCAGCCAGCCGACGTTGTCGGTTGCGATTAAGAAGCTCGAGGACGAACTGAACGTTCAGATCTTCGAGCGCGGTACCAGCGAGGTCAGCGTCACGCCGATCGGCGAGCAGATTGTCACCCAGGCGCAACGTGTGCTCGAGCAGACGCTTGCAATCAAGGAAATCGCCAAGCAGGGCAAGGATCCGCTGGTCGGGCCGCTGCGGCTCGGCGTGATCTATACGATCGGCCCGTATTTGCTGCCGGCGCTGGTCAAGCAGATGATCGAGGCGGTGCCGCAGATGCCGCTGATGCTGCAGGAAAACTTCACGCTGAAGCTGATTGAACTGCTCAAGCAAGGCGAGATTGACGTCGCGATCATGGCGCTGCCGTTCTCGGAAACCGGCTTGATGGTCCGTGCGCTGTATGATGAACCGTTCGTGGTCGCGCTTCCTGCGGGGCACCCGTGGGAGCGGCGTAACGCGATCAATGCCGAGGACCTGAAGCAGGAAACGATGTTGCTGCTGGGCAGCGGCCACTGTTTCCGGGACCATGTGCTGGGCGTGTGCCCGGAGCTAATGCGCTTTTCGCAGAACGCGGACGGGATTCAGAAGACGTTCGAGGGCAGCTCGCTGGAGACGATCCGTCACATGGTGGCCAGCGGCGTGGGCATCACCGTGCTGCCGCGCACCTCGGTGCAGGAAGTACGCGCGCATGCGAGCGGCGTGGACAATGGCCTGCTTAGCTACGTGCCGTTCACCGAGCCGCAGCCGGACCGGCGCGTGGTGCTGGCATGGCGCAAGAGCTTCACGCGGATGCCGGCGATCGATGCGATCTGCGATGCAATCCGCGCGTGCGAGCTACCCGGTACGCGCAAACTCGAATTGCCCGCCTCGGTCAACTGA
- the recG gene encoding ATP-dependent DNA helicase RecG, whose protein sequence is MPLSRYPQPVLPRSGEPDAVPGDAAAGGATVPGCAAGPSARKRSPAATGGDKAAVQATADTAAQAVGRPAIRPAGNDLAKPTDKATMEPTTQALAEPATDASAKPATEASAKPAADAPAKPATDAPAKPATETAVKPAANAAAKPAGKSGGRPSDKLARLGLARDIDLVLHLPMRYEDETTLTPIGKLLPGMTAQVQGEVVDNEIAYRPRRQMLVRLRDEHGDVLMLRFLNFWGSQTRQLAPGARLRVRGDVRGGFFGMEMVHPAYRVVEDDAPLPDALTPVYPSTAGVSQAYLRRAIDSALQRTPLPELLPPRIADAFLAPLGVPPLADAVRTLHHPRADADEAALMDRTHPAWLRIKFEELLAQQLSLKRAHDERRLRAAPAMARRPAADRDALVTRLHAALPFQLTGAQQRASEQIAVDLAAAHPMQRLLQGDVGSGKTVVAALAAAQAIDAGYQAALMAPTELLAEQHARKLRGWLEPLGVRTAWLAGSLKARDKRAALEAASSGDAQLVVGTHAMIQEAVKFARLGLVIVDEQHRFGVEQRLALRAKAQAEAAVSGFQPHQLMMSATPIPRTLAMTYYADLDVSTIDELPPGRTPVLTKLVSDARRDEVIARVREAALAGRQVYWVCPLIEESEALQLQTAVDTYETLVAALPQLQVGLVHGRLAAADKADVMARFTRNEIHLLVATTVIEVGVDVPNASLMVIEHAERFGLAQLHQLRGRVGRGSQSSVCLLMYASPLSLAARERLRTMRETTDGFEIARRDLEIRGPGEFLGARQSGAAMLRFADIEQDAWLIEPARRAAERLLGEYPQAAAAHLARWLGSREQYLKA, encoded by the coding sequence ATGCCTTTGTCCCGTTATCCGCAGCCGGTGTTACCGCGATCAGGTGAACCCGATGCCGTGCCTGGCGATGCCGCCGCAGGCGGTGCCACCGTGCCCGGGTGCGCCGCCGGGCCGTCAGCACGCAAGCGCTCCCCGGCGGCCACGGGCGGCGACAAGGCCGCGGTCCAAGCCACCGCTGACACGGCTGCCCAAGCTGTCGGCCGTCCCGCCATTCGGCCCGCTGGCAACGATTTGGCTAAGCCCACCGACAAGGCTACGATGGAGCCTACCACCCAGGCCCTGGCTGAACCCGCTACCGACGCTTCGGCCAAGCCTGCTACCGAAGCTTCAGCCAAACCCGCTGCCGATGCTCCAGCCAAGCCTGCTACCGATGCTCCAGCTAAGCCCGCTACTGAGACTGCAGTCAAACCCGCCGCCAACGCGGCGGCCAAGCCCGCCGGCAAGTCGGGTGGTAGGCCGAGCGATAAATTGGCTCGGCTGGGGCTGGCGCGTGACATCGACCTGGTGCTGCATTTGCCGATGCGCTACGAGGACGAGACGACGCTGACGCCGATCGGCAAACTGCTGCCGGGCATGACTGCGCAGGTCCAGGGTGAAGTGGTGGACAATGAAATCGCCTACCGACCACGCCGCCAGATGCTGGTACGGCTGCGCGACGAACATGGCGATGTGCTGATGCTGCGGTTTCTGAACTTCTGGGGCTCTCAGACCCGGCAACTCGCGCCTGGCGCGCGCTTGCGCGTGCGTGGCGACGTGCGAGGGGGCTTCTTCGGGATGGAGATGGTGCACCCGGCATACCGCGTGGTCGAAGACGACGCGCCGTTGCCTGACGCGTTGACGCCTGTGTACCCGAGTACGGCCGGCGTGTCGCAGGCGTATTTGCGCCGTGCGATCGACAGCGCGCTGCAACGCACACCCTTGCCGGAGTTGCTGCCGCCGCGGATCGCCGACGCGTTTCTGGCCCCGCTTGGGGTGCCGCCGCTGGCTGATGCGGTTCGCACGCTGCATCACCCGCGTGCGGATGCGGATGAGGCCGCACTAATGGACCGAACCCATCCGGCTTGGTTGCGAATCAAATTCGAGGAGTTACTCGCGCAGCAATTGTCGCTCAAACGCGCGCATGATGAGCGGCGCTTGCGCGCCGCTCCAGCGATGGCGCGTCGTCCCGCTGCCGATCGCGACGCGCTCGTCACGCGGTTGCATGCCGCACTGCCGTTCCAACTGACCGGCGCGCAGCAGCGGGCCAGCGAACAAATTGCGGTGGATCTGGCCGCGGCGCATCCGATGCAGCGGTTGCTGCAGGGGGACGTGGGCAGCGGCAAGACGGTGGTCGCCGCGCTGGCGGCGGCGCAGGCGATTGATGCCGGCTACCAGGCGGCGCTGATGGCTCCCACCGAGTTGCTGGCTGAACAACATGCGCGCAAACTGCGCGGCTGGCTCGAGCCGCTGGGTGTGCGCACTGCGTGGCTGGCCGGCAGCTTGAAGGCGCGCGACAAGCGCGCCGCACTGGAGGCGGCGTCCAGCGGCGACGCGCAGCTGGTGGTCGGCACGCATGCGATGATCCAGGAGGCGGTGAAATTCGCCCGGCTTGGTTTGGTGATCGTGGACGAGCAGCACCGCTTTGGCGTCGAGCAGCGGCTTGCATTGCGCGCGAAGGCGCAGGCCGAAGCCGCGGTGTCGGGGTTTCAGCCGCATCAATTGATGATGTCCGCGACGCCGATTCCGCGCACGCTCGCGATGACGTACTACGCAGACCTGGATGTGTCCACGATCGATGAGTTACCACCGGGGCGCACGCCGGTGCTGACCAAGCTGGTATCGGACGCGCGTCGCGATGAAGTGATTGCCCGCGTGCGCGAGGCCGCACTGGCTGGACGCCAGGTGTACTGGGTGTGCCCGTTGATCGAGGAGAGCGAGGCGCTGCAACTGCAGACTGCCGTGGACACCTATGAGACACTCGTCGCCGCGCTGCCGCAGCTGCAGGTGGGGCTGGTGCACGGTCGCCTGGCGGCAGCCGATAAGGCCGATGTGATGGCGCGCTTTACCCGCAATGAGATCCATTTGCTGGTAGCGACCACAGTGATCGAGGTCGGCGTTGACGTGCCTAATGCGTCGTTGATGGTGATCGAGCACGCGGAGCGCTTCGGCCTCGCGCAATTGCACCAATTACGCGGCCGGGTCGGCCGGGGCAGCCAGTCGTCGGTGTGCCTGCTAATGTACGCCAGCCCGCTGTCTTTGGCGGCGCGCGAACGACTGCGCACGATGCGTGAGACCACGGACGGTTTCGAGATCGCGCGCCGGGATCTGGAAATCCGTGGCCCCGGCGAATTCCTTGGCGCGCGGCAATCCGGCGCAGCGATGTTGCGCTTTGCAGACATCGAACAGGATGCTTGGCTAATCGAGCCGGCACGGCGCGCGGCCGAGCGGCTGCTGGGCGAGTATCCGCAGGCCGCCGCGGCACACTTGGCACGTTGGCTCGGCAGCCGCGAGCAGTACTTGAAGGCGTGA